TGTATATCGCTTGATTCATTGCGTTCAGGTTATCGCCTGGACCCTGCGTACTTTCAGCAGCACTCCTGAAAGCACCCCTGGTTAAAATCATAAGCATGGCGGCAGGGATGCCCTTTCCCATCACATCGCCTATCACGATGCGGATCTTTCCATTCATCAACGGGTAAAAGTCGTAATAGTCGCCGCCTATGAGCCGTGCAGGGAGAGAGGATCCAACGACTTCCCCACCTTGAAACGACGGTATTTCCCCATTCAAGAGGGTGGACTGAATGTTCCTCGCCAGATTGATTTCACGCTGTAAGCTTCTCTCTTCTGTGCTTTCATTTTCTTTCTCGTGAGGTACCGAGAGTCGATTTCTATACAATTAGATGACCTCCCCTTGCAAGGCATCCAAAATCTGATACAAGCCCACGATTTCAAATACTTGATGCGTCATTTCGTTCACGCCTTGAAGCTGAAGCTTGAAGTGTTTTTCATTCGACAAGTAGATGGCATTCATGATGGAACCGATTCCGGTTGAATCAATGAACGTCAATCCGCTGAAATCGAACACCAAAGCATTCACGTCTTCCAGATCCTCGAGGTACGGCTCAATGGAACCTGTCGTAGAGATATCAAGAATCCCGTGAAGTTCCAAAATGAGTGTCTTACCCTTCCATTCTTTTTTCACCATCAACTCTTCCATATGCATCGCTTCCTTACAATGTAAATTTCTCCATATACTTGATTAATCTGTTTGATATGTCCGACAGTTCCCTTGCCTGCCCGTGCAGGGACTGAATCAGATCCGACAATGTAATCGTCGTGTCTGTTGTGGCAGCAGTGCGTTCATGGGCAATTTCTTTCAAGGCTTCCACCCGGGAAAGGATCTTTTCACTGCTTCCAGTCTCAGGGTATCCCTTCATCGATTCTGTAATATCTTCTAAAAAAGCCGTGAACTCATTCAGCTGTTCTCTCGCTTTGATCGTGGCTTCTGTTGACAGAGTGTACATTTTTTCTACGGAGTCAGACGCCTCCGCTTCGAGTAAAATCGATAACCGCTGGGCCTTTGTTGCCTGTTTATGGGTTTCTGCAACGAGCTGATTTAATTTGTCCACCATCCGGTTTGTGCTTTGCGACAGAAGCTCGAGCTCACTGCCGTCTTTGATATCGCTTTTCACCGTCAAATCCCCTTCTTCCAAGGAAGTGATTTGATTTTTGATGTGCTGCAAATTTTCATAAATGCGGTTGAAGAATCTCGCTGTCAGTAAGAACAATACGATGAGTGATGCCAATCCAGAAATGATCAGGATGATTGAATGCCGGTAGAGGGGGCCACTCATCTTTTCATAGTCGAGTGAAAGGTAAATGGTTCGGTTGTCATCGATTGGGATGAACATTTTGTAGCGTTTTTCCCCTTTCACTTTTTCGATATAAGATATTGTGACAGGATTCGAATCTGCTACCATTTCTTCATCTTTTGGCGTACCGTAGCGAAAGGTTCCCGCTTCGATCTTCTTCACGGGAGGATAGATCTGTTTTTCGAGCGAAGGATCAGCGAACACTTTAGGGTTCAACACACCGATTTCTTCTACAATGTCACTTTCTTTTACAAGCTGTTTGATTTCGGTTTCCGGTCCGACATTCTTCATATATTCATAGACTTCGTTTGCTTCTATGAAAGGGTTGATCGTAAAGTCGGTACCTTCAACATGGTAATAAGCAAATTTATAAAATCCGGATTGTTCTATACCAGAACCTGCCTGGGCAATGGGGAGTACAAGTGTGTATTGATCCGTAAACGTAGCGCCTGGAACTTCAGGCACTTCACCGCTCACCAATCGTTTTCCGGCTTCATAATATCCGAATTTCTTGAAGCTGAATCCGATTTCTTGTTCTTCGGTTGATTGTACCGCGATATAATCATCTTTTGATGGTGCTTCTTTAAAGATGGAAATGCCGGACAGCCCCAATTGGTCACGGATGTCTATCAATTCCTCTTTGGTAATCTCATCTGCACTTTTCTCTTTTAATTGTGTGGCGATGTGCTTCATATGAGCAACCAGTTTCAGATCGATTTGATGTTCAATGGTCTCTGTCGCAAGCTCTGTTTGTTCTAAGCCCCGTTTCACTGTATTGGCCACAGCTTCAGCCTGTTCGTTTGTTTGATTGACGATTTGTTTCTTCATGAAATAAAGCTGGGTAAATCCTGAAATGACTGCTATCACTACCAAAATGGATAATACCCTTAATAAAAATTGTTTTCTTAAAGTCACATTATTCCCTTTCATATGTCAGTTCCTCTTTCATTTTCAACTCTCCTGAAAACCACGCCATGGAAATCTGGCGAATCTCCTCTAATTTATGGTTGCATACATGCCCTTGATCCTCGAACTCTATTAAGTATTTCTCTGAGGAAATACGATTGAACAACCGGTGCATCTCCCCATCGGAGATCATCGTATCTTTATTCCCGTGAAATACCAGCAAAGGGGAATGATATTGTATCGTATCAAATCTCGGAAAAAGTCTTTCAGTTTCTTCTTCACTTTTCATATCGTATACACATGAACATTTCATCCTTTGAAGGAAATATGCTGGTATATTCATTCTGTCGATTTCGACTGCCGGACTCACCGCCACCGCTTTAGACACCTTTCGATTGGAACTCCCGTACAGGACCCAAGAGGCAGCCATGCTTGTCCCGAATAAATACAGAGGGAACTCGCCATACGTTTCTTCGGCATAGTCAATCAACCGGTCTATAAAGTACGCCCAATTTTGCCGTGTTCCGATCACCCCGTTGGATAAAAATGTATCGCCCTGACCTGGACCGTCAAAGCTCAAAGTAATGAACCCTTTTTCCGCAAAATCCATTTCATATTGATAAAGTTCTTCTTTAGAAGAATCTATCGGGTTAACCGAGATGATGACGCCGACCGGATCATCGGGAAGACGTATTCTTCCTGAACAGATACTGTGATCGGGAAGGACGATCTCCTTATATATGGTTGGGATGTTCGATATTGAATCAGCTTGTTTCATCGCTTGCTGGCATTTCTTATACCAACCGGCCTTTTCTGGAGAATGCATCGGGTCCAGCCAATAGTTCAAATAGTAGTAAAGGGATGCTTGTTTATACGCTGTTTCTGCCGCTGGGTAATCAAGTCTTGTTTCATGACCTTTCCCTGTATTCATCTTTTCTTCAGCAAGGCGTTCCCATGTATTCTTCCACTCTTTTGCTGAATCCATATGAAGACGGGCATTTGATACGTCATCATGATCTACCCCGTGCACCAGCCACCTTTCCCAGAAGACATCAAACAGCTTGGCGGTTTTTAATGTCCGATCAATATTTTTTGAGATGGTTTTAGGATCCATAGGAATCATACTTTATCTCCTTTTCATTTTTATTTATGCTGTTTGCTTTTGAGCAAGTGAGAGATGATTGATTTCGGTAACCAGCATTTGAGTTTGAAACCTTTGTATACGTTTACGGTTCTTCCTTTTAACCCGTTTGATTAATCTTTCCTTTATGGCCTTCACGATTGAAGGACAGAATGATGGTCGAGCCTTTTGTGCTACTATACAAACAAACCTGCTTCGATATTTTCATCATCAACGTAAATCCCTGTCCGAGCGATTTTTTAGTGGAATAGCCTGCCAGCAGAGTTGCTTTTGGCAGGTCTTCAAGGGGAAAGCCCGGTCCTTTGTCTTCTATCATAAAGCGGATTTCATTCTGATCTTCATCCTCGATCAATGTCATCTTTCCTTCTTCACCATGCTTGATCGTATTGGTGATCGCTTCTGACAGGACAAGGAGCCAGCTCATGATCGAAGCGTTGCTGTAGCCCATTTCCTCAAGCGTCTGCTGGGCGAGCTTTCTGCATCTCGGTATGTCGGAGAATATGTGGATCGTTCCTTCTGCCAGTATACGCCCCTGTTTATATCCGGTCAGTTCCTTTTCCAACAGGAGAAGAAGCTTTCCCTGGGTGGAAGCGAGGATGACGTCCCTGTATACCTTCCACTTCTCATCTTCTAACGAAAGAGCGTTCTCAACCGGCTCCGAGCTCTTCCTTTCAGAGAACAATTCTTCCTTAAACATTTCATACGCTTTCAGCATGGCATTTTGTATTTCGGGCCTTATGGTCAATCGATGGATTTCTTCTCGAAGGTCACTTCCTTCATCAGCCCATTCAAGCATCTGTTCGCTTATTTCGAGAAAGAACCCGTACTCTCCGTTTCTTTCTGCTTCGCTGTCCATTGAGATGGATCGATAAAATAAGTCGTCGCCTTCCATCGCTCCCATCCCTGCGTACTCAGTTAATTTTTTCGCAAGAAACCCCCTCTTTGTTCTGTATTGAAGGTCTTTGTAGGTCATGTCCGGGGGTAAGGCCGGTTGCTGATCATCGAGTGAAGTGTCTTTAAATACGTTCTTAAATAGACGCCTCAATGTTATATCCCCCTATAAAATGCCAAGCGGCGGCATGATCGTTATTTCGTCGACATATGCTCCCTCTGGCTGCGTCAGTAAAGAGAGTAGATGCTTGGCGATAACGTCTGCTGGAATCATTGCACTCATATCCGGTTTCGGGTCGATCTTTTCCCAGAAGCTGCTGCTGACAGCGCCCGGTATGACGGCTGTCACCTGTACGCCTTCTTGACGGAGTTCTGCCTGCATCACTTTGGTTAACCCGAGAAGACCGAATTTAGAAGCCGAGTACCCTCCACATCCAGGCAAAGCAGACGTACCAGCGATTGAAACCAGGTTGAGGATATGTCCTTTTCTTTTCTCGGTCATGATCCTCCCCACATATTTAGATAGCAGAAAAGCTCCCCGTAAATTTGTGGATATCATGTGATCAAAGTCCTCAACGTCTGTATCCAATACACTCCCGAATACTCCAACCCCCGCGTTGTTGATCAAAATATCGATGGTGCCAAACTGCTCCACCGCTTTTTCTGTAAAATCCTTTACAGATTGTTCATTTGATACATCAAGGGGATATTCGAGTACACGTTCATTCAAGTTTTCTTTCATGCTCCTGCTTCCAAGCACGAGGTTAGCTCCTTCTTCCTTAAGGAGTGATGCCGTTTCATAACCGATTCCTTTACTCGCTCCCGTGATCATGACCGTTTTACCGGTTAATCTTCCACTATGCCCCATGTCGCACATCCTCTTCCCCGCAGTACTCGAAATAGTTCTTTTCTGTCTCGTATAATCCGATTTTAAAGAGGTTTGATAGTTTCGAAGACAGGAGTTCCCATATCACCACTGCGACATTTTCCGATGTAGGGTTGATATGTTTAAATTCTTCCGTATCTAAATTTAAATGCTTATGGTCAAATTTTTTCATGATTTCTTGTTCTACGATTTCGTCCATTTCTGAGAGACTGGCGATCATCCCCGTTACCGGGTCCGGCGTGCCATGCACCGTCACTTCAAGGTAATAGTTATGTCCATGTCCAAACGGGTTATTGCATTTCCCGAATATGGCCAGGTTTTCCTCATTGCTCAATTGCTCACTGTGCAGCCGGTGGGCAGTACAGAAATGATACTTTCGGGTTAAGCGGACCATCGATCCTTCCTCCTTTTCAGCATATAAAAAGTTGTTTTCATGCAAGCGGATTTTATGAAGTTGGCAATTGTCTATTTTTCCATCCAATGAGTCCCATATGAATGAGACAATATTTTCAGTGGTCGGGATGTTTTCCGTGAAATGATCATTTTCTTTGTTTAAGAACTTTCCATCCATTTGTTCTGAAACAAATGATTTCACGACTTTGTCTATGTCTGTAATATTAACGACGATTCCCGACTCACGGTTCAGCTTACCTTTCACCATGACTTCAAGCGTATAATCATGACCGTGGCCGCTCGGATTGCTGCAAGGCCCGAATACTCGCTGATTTTCTTCTTCGCTCCACTCTTCGATCCTGTACATGTGAAGAGCGGAAAAGTATAACTTCCTGGATAGATAAAGCATGCAATCCCTCCTCTTAGTCTCTCGCCAATGCCCGTTCAAATTCCGTTACAAGGGCATCATTTTCTTTAAAAGAACCCTTCTTGATTGTCGTGACCGTCCCACTCCCGGGCTTCTTTACCCCACGGGCACACATGCATAAATGCTGACCTTCCACACTGACAATGACTCCTTGCGGCTCGAGGACGTTCATGATCGCTTCAGCCATCTGACGGGTCATCCGCTCTTGGACTTGCGGACGTTTGGACACCAGTTCTACGAGTCTCGCAAACTTACTTAAACCGACAACTCTTCCATCCGGAATATAGCCGATATGGGCTTTTCCAAAGAACGGAATCAGGTGATGCTCACAAAAGGTGTAGTATGTAATATCCTTGACCACAACCATCCCTTCATACGCTTCCTCAAATGTAGTGGTCAGCGCCACTTCCGGATCGACCCCCACTCCTTCAAATACTTCCCTATACATTTTTGCTACACGCCTGGGTGTTTCAATAAGACCTTCCCGCTCTGTATCTTCACCTACTAATTCCAATATTGCTTTGATATGATCTTCCAATGCGCCAGTTCGTGTTTCAACCGTCATCCTTCATTCCTCCTTATTAATCATGTTTTCAAGTAAGCAAAAAGACCCACCAAAAAGATTGGTGGGTCTGCTTGAATAAAGGCAGCTTTATCGCTCCCCTCTTCATACATTCCAATCCTTTTCGGTAACCCGGCGATCGTAGCTCATGCCTTAGACCCGTAGCTTTGCGTCCTTATTTTTCAATAAGTTTGCCATTATCGAAGGTGTCCTTCATCATTTGTTCCGTTCGTTTGCTTTTACAACCTGTTTCACTTCTTCTGTAATCAATGTCTTTAATTGATCATTTTTCACAAATTCGACTCCATAAAATCGTGTGATTCCGTTTGATCTGCTCCACACGAGCACCCCGTTTACCACCAGGAGGGCTTCATGTATCCTCATTTCCAACTGCACGAGTACCTTCTTTTCTACAGGGATTGAAAAATCGGCGCTGAACCTGCAGCCATTTGGACTGATGTCGATCAATTCACCTTTTCCCTTGCTCGTCCTGGCCCTGAGTTGGCCCACACTTATGATCGAGAACCTACAGGGAACCGGCTGTGGAAATGTATAGCGATAAGCTTCCTCTCGTTTATATAACATGGACATGTACCCCTTATAGTTTGTATATACATCCAGGATTCATCCATTCTCACTTAACGTGAAGGGTCTCTTAGGCAATATAACTTCAACCGTTGTACCCTGGTTCTCTTCACTTTCGATTTTGATTGATCCGTTATGCTGCTGGATGACACGGAAGCAAAGCATCAATCCGAGGCCCGTCCCTTTTTCCGTGTTGCTGTAAAATGGTTCTCCGAGCTTTTTTATCCGCTCTTTGCTTATTCCGATTCCATTATCTTCGACCCTGAATATCACATACCCCTTGGTTTCTTTCGCAAAGACGTCGATCACTCCCCCATCAGGCGTAGCTTCGATACTGTTTCTTAATAAATGAATCAATACTTGTTTCATGAGGTTGATATCACAGTGGATGGGACCTATTTCTTTATCAATCGTTGAAGATAACCGGACATTTTTTAAGCGGGCTACCGCTGACATAAAGTTAAGCACCTCTTCGATCAACTTGCCGGGAGCTGTTTGTTGCAATTGGACGGGCTTTTGTTTCGCCAATGTCAGGAATTCAGAAACAATCTCTTCCATCCGTTCAAACTCCTCGTATATGAATGTAAAGTATTCATCATTCAGCTCTCCTTGTTCAAAAAGCTGGATGAATCCTTTTATCGTCGTTAACGGTGTTCTTATTTCATGTGCAACCCCTGCAGCGAATTCCCCGACCAGTGCCAATTTCTCAGTGTTCCACAGGAGCTTTTCCGCTCTTTTCTTTTCTGTCATATCACGGCCGACCGCGATGATTTGTTCCACTTCCCCGTCTTTTCCCAGGATGGGTGTCGCAGAAGTCTCTAAAAACATCCATTCACCGTTCACATGTTTATAGCGGAATTCAATCTCGAGGGGTTTTTTATTGTTAATCATATATTTCAAAGTTTGGATCACGACTGCTTCATCTTCTGGATGGATGTATTGCAGGACGTTCAGATTTTCTGAGTATCTGCCTTCTTTATATCCGAGTACCGCTTCATGGGACGGGGATGCGTACAGCAAGTTCCCCTCGGCATCAATGATGCTGATTAAGTCCGACATATTCTCAGCAATCAGCCTATACTTCTGTTCACTGTCACCAAGGGCCTTCTCCACTCTCTTCTGTTCTGTCATATCGATACACGAGCATATGACTTCTTCTATCATCCCGCCTTTTTTAACCGCGCCTAGCCTTGCCATATAAGGGACCCCGTTGATGCTTCCTTCATAAGAAACATTGTCTTCCCCTTCCCACGCTCTTTCATAGTAGGTGTGCTTTCTCGCAGCTTCCTCTTTGGTGAGGATGTCGAATAAGTCTTTTCCAATGATTTGTGAAGGGTTCATCCCGAATTTGTAAAGCAGTTCCCCTTCACAGAAAGTATGGACGAAGCGTCCACCTACTTTCTTATACTTCAAGGTCAATCCTTGCTGCAGACGAATCGTCTCCTGTAAATCCCTTCTTGCTGCATGAACAAGTTCTTCAGCCCACATCCGCTCATTCAATTCTTGTGAAATTCCGTCTTTCCCTACAGTT
The nucleotide sequence above comes from Bacillus sp. KH172YL63. Encoded proteins:
- a CDS encoding ATP-binding protein, producing the protein MRRLFKNVFKDTSLDDQQPALPPDMTYKDLQYRTKRGFLAKKLTEYAGMGAMEGDDLFYRSISMDSEAERNGEYGFFLEISEQMLEWADEGSDLREEIHRLTIRPEIQNAMLKAYEMFKEELFSERKSSEPVENALSLEDEKWKVYRDVILASTQGKLLLLLEKELTGYKQGRILAEGTIHIFSDIPRCRKLAQQTLEEMGYSNASIMSWLLVLSEAITNTIKHGEEGKMTLIEDEDQNEIRFMIEDKGPGFPLEDLPKATLLAGYSTKKSLGQGFTLMMKISKQVCLYSSTKGSTIILSFNREGHKGKINQTG
- a CDS encoding PilZ domain-containing protein, yielding MLYKREEAYRYTFPQPVPCRFSIISVGQLRARTSKGKGELIDISPNGCRFSADFSIPVEKKVLVQLEMRIHEALLVVNGVLVWSRSNGITRFYGVEFVKNDQLKTLITEEVKQVVKANERNK
- a CDS encoding STAS domain-containing protein gives rise to the protein MEELMVKKEWKGKTLILELHGILDISTTGSIEPYLEDLEDVNALVFDFSGLTFIDSTGIGSIMNAIYLSNEKHFKLQLQGVNEMTHQVFEIVGLYQILDALQGEVI
- the folE gene encoding GTP cyclohydrolase I FolE, which codes for MTVETRTGALEDHIKAILELVGEDTEREGLIETPRRVAKMYREVFEGVGVDPEVALTTTFEEAYEGMVVVKDITYYTFCEHHLIPFFGKAHIGYIPDGRVVGLSKFARLVELVSKRPQVQERMTRQMAEAIMNVLEPQGVIVSVEGQHLCMCARGVKKPGSGTVTTIKKGSFKENDALVTEFERALARD
- a CDS encoding methyl-accepting chemotaxis protein, which gives rise to MKGNNVTLRKQFLLRVLSILVVIAVISGFTQLYFMKKQIVNQTNEQAEAVANTVKRGLEQTELATETIEHQIDLKLVAHMKHIATQLKEKSADEITKEELIDIRDQLGLSGISIFKEAPSKDDYIAVQSTEEQEIGFSFKKFGYYEAGKRLVSGEVPEVPGATFTDQYTLVLPIAQAGSGIEQSGFYKFAYYHVEGTDFTINPFIEANEVYEYMKNVGPETEIKQLVKESDIVEEIGVLNPKVFADPSLEKQIYPPVKKIEAGTFRYGTPKDEEMVADSNPVTISYIEKVKGEKRYKMFIPIDDNRTIYLSLDYEKMSGPLYRHSIILIISGLASLIVLFLLTARFFNRIYENLQHIKNQITSLEEGDLTVKSDIKDGSELELLSQSTNRMVDKLNQLVAETHKQATKAQRLSILLEAEASDSVEKMYTLSTEATIKAREQLNEFTAFLEDITESMKGYPETGSSEKILSRVEALKEIAHERTAATTDTTITLSDLIQSLHGQARELSDISNRLIKYMEKFTL
- a CDS encoding alpha/beta hydrolase; the protein is MIPMDPKTISKNIDRTLKTAKLFDVFWERWLVHGVDHDDVSNARLHMDSAKEWKNTWERLAEEKMNTGKGHETRLDYPAAETAYKQASLYYYLNYWLDPMHSPEKAGWYKKCQQAMKQADSISNIPTIYKEIVLPDHSICSGRIRLPDDPVGVIISVNPIDSSKEELYQYEMDFAEKGFITLSFDGPGQGDTFLSNGVIGTRQNWAYFIDRLIDYAEETYGEFPLYLFGTSMAASWVLYGSSNRKVSKAVAVSPAVEIDRMNIPAYFLQRMKCSCVYDMKSEEETERLFPRFDTIQYHSPLLVFHGNKDTMISDGEMHRLFNRISSEKYLIEFEDQGHVCNHKLEEIRQISMAWFSGELKMKEELTYERE
- a CDS encoding SDR family oxidoreductase, with the translated sequence MGHSGRLTGKTVMITGASKGIGYETASLLKEEGANLVLGSRSMKENLNERVLEYPLDVSNEQSVKDFTEKAVEQFGTIDILINNAGVGVFGSVLDTDVEDFDHMISTNLRGAFLLSKYVGRIMTEKRKGHILNLVSIAGTSALPGCGGYSASKFGLLGLTKVMQAELRQEGVQVTAVIPGAVSSSFWEKIDPKPDMSAMIPADVIAKHLLSLLTQPEGAYVDEITIMPPLGIL
- a CDS encoding 6-carboxytetrahydropterin synthase; the encoded protein is MLYLSRKLYFSALHMYRIEEWSEEENQRVFGPCSNPSGHGHDYTLEVMVKGKLNRESGIVVNITDIDKVVKSFVSEQMDGKFLNKENDHFTENIPTTENIVSFIWDSLDGKIDNCQLHKIRLHENNFLYAEKEEGSMVRLTRKYHFCTAHRLHSEQLSNEENLAIFGKCNNPFGHGHNYYLEVTVHGTPDPVTGMIASLSEMDEIVEQEIMKKFDHKHLNLDTEEFKHINPTSENVAVVIWELLSSKLSNLFKIGLYETEKNYFEYCGEEDVRHGA